From the genome of Candidatus Babeliales bacterium, one region includes:
- a CDS encoding archease, with protein sequence MKKDFQVLSDTADFKLRVFGATLHDVFRNALVGMFQGMRPQSDLCVYTGNRLSCKDYMGRHEFDVDGSEVSSLLVNFLSHALSLSAQYNEVYCDVTISS encoded by the coding sequence TTTTCAGGTACTTTCAGACACCGCTGATTTTAAGTTGCGTGTTTTTGGTGCGACTTTGCATGATGTTTTTCGCAATGCTCTCGTGGGTATGTTTCAGGGTATGAGGCCGCAGTCAGATCTCTGTGTGTACACTGGAAATCGATTGAGCTGTAAGGACTATATGGGTCGTCATGAATTTGATGTTGATGGTTCCGAGGTGAGTTCATTGTTAGTTAATTTTTTATCGCACGCGCTGTCATTATCTGCTCAATATAATGAGGTGTATTGCGATGTTACTATCTCGTC